Proteins from one Streptomyces genisteinicus genomic window:
- a CDS encoding class I SAM-dependent methyltransferase, protein MSTATAPSDTAAPAIADIGYGRVFADFYDRLFPQDGTAERTAAALADWHPGGSALELGVGTGRIAVPLARLTGEVVGVDSSPEMLERLRTAVAESGVPVTPVHGDIRTYDDAGSHGLVYCVCGTMSLILDPAGQRAAVAAAARRLAPGGTLVVETHNPGFVHTLHEGLSRTSFFAPYPEPGTGLQTYSTLLAEQGLWHTSHLLHEPGGTRIGTEITRLTTPEDIEAYAADAGLERVSLHGDWSGGAFDTALSGVHISRFVRAGRTELS, encoded by the coding sequence ATGAGCACCGCGACCGCACCGTCGGACACCGCCGCCCCCGCGATCGCGGACATCGGCTACGGCAGGGTCTTCGCCGACTTCTACGACCGGCTCTTCCCGCAGGACGGCACGGCCGAGCGCACGGCCGCGGCACTGGCGGACTGGCATCCCGGCGGGTCGGCACTCGAACTCGGGGTGGGCACCGGCCGCATCGCCGTCCCCCTCGCACGTCTCACCGGCGAGGTCGTCGGTGTGGACTCGTCCCCGGAGATGCTCGAACGGCTGCGGACCGCCGTCGCGGAGTCCGGGGTCCCCGTGACCCCCGTGCACGGCGACATCCGCACGTACGACGACGCCGGCAGCCACGGACTCGTCTACTGCGTCTGCGGCACGATGTCCCTGATCCTCGACCCGGCGGGCCAGCGCGCCGCCGTCGCCGCGGCCGCGCGCCGGCTCGCGCCCGGCGGAACCCTCGTGGTGGAGACCCACAACCCCGGCTTCGTCCACACCCTGCACGAAGGACTCAGCCGCACCTCCTTCTTCGCCCCGTACCCCGAACCGGGGACCGGGCTCCAGACCTACTCCACGCTCCTCGCCGAACAAGGGCTCTGGCACACCTCGCACCTGCTGCACGAGCCCGGCGGCACGCGGATAGGAACCGAGATCACCCGCCTCACCACCCCGGAGGACATCGAGGCGTACGCGGCCGACGCCGGACTCGAACGGGTCAGCCTCCACGGCGACTGGTCCGGCGGCGCGTTCGACACCGCCCTCAGCGGCGTCCACATCAGCCGGTTCGTCCGCGCCGGACGGACGGAGCTCTCATGA